The following coding sequences are from one bacterium SCSIO 12741 window:
- the modA gene encoding molybdate ABC transporter substrate-binding protein — protein MKTIWKGLCRCFFLFSWVGLALSCQPSTPKGVVVAASSNTRMVLEEVEARFEKKYGIPCELITASSGKLFAQIQNGAPYDLFLSADKHYPSQLEKSGYTAGNPQIYAQGRLALWSLRQEWNWEKQGLNHPQIKRLAIANPETAPYGRAAREVLLKLRPDLLEGSHVVMGENVAQAAQFVTSGNVEAGLIAYSLIQGQEGWYQLIDDSLHTPINQFVVRLKNHPGDKEDVDKFYNFLFSEEVQPLLKKYGYTIPD, from the coding sequence GTGAAAACGATTTGGAAAGGGCTGTGTCGATGTTTTTTTCTTTTTTCATGGGTAGGTCTTGCCCTTTCCTGTCAGCCGTCAACGCCTAAAGGGGTAGTGGTAGCTGCCTCTTCCAATACCCGAATGGTTTTAGAAGAAGTAGAAGCCCGGTTTGAAAAGAAATACGGAATTCCATGTGAATTGATAACTGCCTCCTCTGGGAAATTGTTTGCCCAAATTCAAAATGGAGCCCCTTATGACCTATTCCTTTCGGCTGACAAACACTACCCATCTCAGTTGGAAAAGTCGGGGTATACAGCAGGAAATCCACAAATTTATGCTCAAGGGAGATTGGCGCTTTGGTCTTTGCGCCAGGAGTGGAATTGGGAAAAACAGGGGTTAAATCATCCTCAAATAAAAAGGCTCGCCATCGCTAATCCGGAAACGGCTCCATACGGCCGTGCGGCCCGGGAAGTTCTCCTAAAACTTCGCCCGGATTTACTGGAAGGGAGTCACGTTGTGATGGGCGAAAATGTGGCCCAGGCCGCACAATTTGTGACAAGTGGAAATGTAGAAGCGGGTTTGATCGCCTATTCTTTGATCCAAGGCCAGGAAGGATGGTATCAACTGATCGATGATTCTCTCCATACTCCCATAAATCAATTCGTCGTGCGGTTGAAAAACCACCCGGGAGATAAGGAGGATGTGGACAAATTCTATAATTTCCTGTTTTCAGAAGAAGTTCAGCCTTTGCTGAAGAAATATGGATATACAATTCCCGATTAA
- the modB gene encoding molybdate ABC transporter permease subunit, with protein MAEPLWLSFKLAAVTSLLLLVIGIPIAWWLSESKSRWKPAFESLVSLPLVLPPTVLGFYLLLVFSPAHGIGGWLQEWVGVSFVFSFEGLVLASIIYSLPFMVQPVQAGLANLPRELSEASYVLGKSKWQTLIRVLLPNCKPALLTGLVLSFAHTLGEFGVVLMIGGNLPGETRVASIAIYDQVEALNYEAAHGYSLALLLITFVILFITYAINHRWRRREQHD; from the coding sequence ATGGCAGAACCCCTTTGGTTGTCTTTTAAGCTTGCTGCTGTTACCTCTCTGCTGCTTTTAGTCATCGGCATACCCATTGCCTGGTGGTTATCTGAGAGTAAGTCGAGGTGGAAACCGGCTTTCGAGTCTTTGGTGAGCCTGCCTTTGGTTCTTCCTCCCACCGTTTTGGGTTTTTACCTGCTTCTGGTTTTTAGCCCTGCTCATGGTATAGGAGGTTGGCTGCAGGAATGGGTAGGTGTATCCTTTGTGTTTTCTTTTGAAGGATTGGTATTGGCCTCGATTATTTATAGCCTACCTTTTATGGTTCAGCCTGTGCAAGCCGGATTGGCAAACTTACCACGGGAACTTTCTGAGGCTTCCTATGTGTTAGGCAAATCCAAATGGCAAACCTTGATTCGAGTGCTCTTGCCCAATTGCAAACCCGCATTACTCACAGGGCTGGTGCTCTCCTTTGCGCATACCTTGGGGGAATTTGGTGTGGTACTTATGATTGGCGGAAACCTCCCGGGAGAAACCCGTGTTGCTTCCATTGCCATTTACGATCAGGTAGAAGCGCTCAATTACGAGGCGGCACATGGTTATTCACTGGCCCTACTGCTTATAACCTTTGTAATTCTTTTTATCACTTACGCCATAAATCACCGGTGGAGAAGGAGGGAACAGCATGATTAA
- a CDS encoding ABC transporter ATP-binding protein yields the protein MIKLNLHKKLHPWPVDLQAEVETGKFIVIYGASGVGKTSLLRMLAGLMKPDQGSLTVNGQSWYSGDQGVFLPPQKRSVGLLFQDYALFPHLTVEQNIRFALDKGMDSDSVDEWMNALEIQRHAQRKPGQLSGGQKQRVALARALIRQPQLLLLDEPLSALNPEMRGKLMDLILRFHQEKGLTTFWVTHHWEEALKMADEVWLMEEGKISRSASPLHLERENGQAHLWAVVKGVHDRKEGLEYEIEIGENRLRIPVNRQLGYQPGDRVQFGKNASGWYIV from the coding sequence ATGATTAAGCTAAACCTCCATAAAAAGCTGCACCCCTGGCCAGTTGATCTGCAAGCAGAGGTAGAAACCGGAAAGTTTATTGTCATTTATGGGGCATCTGGTGTGGGTAAAACCTCACTGCTTAGAATGCTGGCTGGATTGATGAAACCAGATCAGGGAAGTCTCACGGTTAATGGTCAATCCTGGTACAGCGGCGATCAGGGAGTGTTCTTACCGCCGCAAAAAAGATCGGTAGGACTCTTGTTTCAGGACTATGCTCTCTTTCCGCATTTAACGGTGGAGCAAAACATTCGATTTGCCCTGGACAAAGGCATGGACTCAGATTCGGTGGATGAATGGATGAATGCCCTTGAAATTCAACGTCATGCGCAACGAAAGCCAGGTCAGCTTTCAGGAGGTCAAAAACAACGCGTAGCCCTGGCTCGAGCCTTGATTCGACAGCCACAATTGCTGCTGCTTGATGAGCCTTTGTCTGCCCTAAATCCTGAAATGCGCGGCAAGTTGATGGATTTAATTCTTCGCTTTCACCAGGAAAAAGGATTGACCACATTTTGGGTTACTCACCATTGGGAAGAGGCTTTGAAGATGGCGGATGAAGTATGGTTGATGGAGGAAGGTAAAATATCGCGTTCGGCCAGTCCTTTGCATTTAGAAAGGGAGAATGGTCAGGCTCACCTCTGGGCTGTAGTGAAGGGCGTTCACGATCGAAAAGAGGGCCTGGAGTATGAAATCGAAATTGGAGAAAATCGCCTTCGCATTCCGGTAAATCGGCAGTTGGGTTATCAGCCAGGAGATCGGGTTCAGTTTGGAAAAAATGCATCGGGATGGTACATCGTTTAG
- a CDS encoding pyrroloquinoline quinone biosynthesis protein PqqB, with translation MVHRLGLWMACGLIFLAMACQEAEQAPIQPKRVDVGPSILVLGTAQDAGSPQAGCYKECCRELWVGGHPPRRVTSLGLRDGKGKYWMFEASPDFPAQMSQMSPWLGQPKIQLPAGIFLTHAHIGHYTGLMHLGREVYGAQEIPVYTMPRMAEFIRTNGPWSQLVDLNNIELRLMKADSLLQLSAEISVQPVLVPHRDEFSETVGFKIQGPHKSLLFIPDIDKWSKWGRDLKEEVKKHDWVLIDGTFFSGKELPGRDMAEIPHPSVEESMAYLKGLDSLQKSKVVFIHLNHTNPLWNKSSQEFDQVQKAGYSVAYLGQEITL, from the coding sequence ATGGTACATCGTTTAGGCCTTTGGATGGCGTGTGGTTTGATTTTTTTGGCCATGGCTTGTCAGGAGGCTGAACAGGCACCGATTCAGCCAAAGAGAGTGGACGTAGGGCCCTCTATTCTGGTTTTAGGAACTGCTCAGGATGCCGGATCACCTCAAGCGGGTTGTTATAAAGAATGTTGCCGTGAGCTCTGGGTTGGTGGTCATCCGCCTCGCCGCGTTACTTCCTTGGGATTACGCGATGGCAAAGGCAAATACTGGATGTTTGAAGCTTCGCCCGATTTTCCCGCTCAAATGAGTCAGATGAGCCCATGGCTTGGTCAGCCCAAGATTCAGCTTCCAGCAGGCATCTTTCTTACCCATGCCCATATTGGCCACTATACCGGACTTATGCATTTGGGCAGAGAGGTTTATGGTGCTCAAGAAATTCCGGTTTACACCATGCCCCGTATGGCTGAATTCATCAGAACCAATGGTCCCTGGAGTCAATTGGTGGACTTGAATAATATTGAATTGAGACTCATGAAAGCTGATTCCCTGCTTCAGTTGTCTGCCGAGATTTCAGTACAACCTGTTTTAGTTCCTCACCGCGACGAGTTTTCAGAAACCGTTGGATTCAAAATTCAAGGACCTCATAAATCCCTGCTTTTTATTCCAGACATCGATAAGTGGAGTAAATGGGGGCGGGACTTAAAGGAGGAGGTTAAAAAGCATGATTGGGTGCTCATCGATGGAACTTTTTTCTCCGGTAAAGAATTGCCCGGAAGGGATATGGCCGAAATACCCCATCCATCCGTAGAAGAGAGTATGGCCTACCTCAAAGGATTGGATAGCCTGCAGAAAAGCAAGGTGGTATTCATTCATTTAAATCACACCAATCCGCTGTGGAACAAGAGCAGTCAGGAGTTCGATCAAGTGCAGAAAGCGGGCTATAGCGTGGCTTATTTGGGCCAGGAAATTACACTTTAA
- a CDS encoding LysR family transcriptional regulator — MQYPIHYRFWISGEEGTFLGQGRITLLEAIAETGSINKAAQSMKMSYRKAWKLIDSMNAQAPNPLVVRVSGGAGGGGTQLTDDGRRVLDEYKKLQEKIRTYFEEELSSFDWKT; from the coding sequence GTGCAATACCCCATACATTACCGTTTTTGGATTTCTGGTGAAGAAGGAACTTTTTTGGGTCAAGGACGAATTACCTTGCTCGAAGCCATTGCCGAAACAGGCTCCATCAACAAAGCCGCGCAATCCATGAAAATGTCTTACCGCAAAGCCTGGAAGCTGATTGACAGCATGAATGCTCAGGCTCCCAATCCACTTGTGGTAAGGGTAAGTGGTGGTGCTGGCGGAGGCGGGACTCAATTGACCGATGACGGTAGAAGAGTATTGGACGAGTATAAAAAACTACAGGAAAAAATTAGAACCTATTTCGAAGAGGAATTATCCAGCTTCGATTGGAAAACATAA
- a CDS encoding MoaD/ThiS family protein produces the protein MVRIRFFGQTAEACGTQEQEWNLENGQTVKVLVEELERTYPDLQQLTYRVARNAGMVDEQALLKVGDEIALLPPFAGG, from the coding sequence ATGGTTAGAATTCGTTTTTTTGGCCAAACCGCAGAAGCTTGCGGAACTCAGGAACAGGAATGGAACCTGGAAAACGGGCAAACTGTAAAGGTGCTCGTAGAAGAGTTGGAAAGAACCTATCCAGATTTGCAACAATTGACGTATCGGGTAGCTCGTAACGCTGGAATGGTAGATGAGCAGGCCCTATTGAAAGTAGGTGATGAAATTGCCTTGTTACCACCATTTGCCGGTGGATAG
- a CDS encoding ThiF family adenylyltransferase, whose product MEKKSAYRYSRQIALPEIGDAGQKKLSEASVLIIGVGGLGCPAAQYLAGAGIGRIGLADFDQVEEHNLHRQVLFGHSDLGRNKASAAANRLRELNPTLIYEVYEQGVTAQSAEDIIQSYDVVIDGTDNYASRYLINDWCGYYQKPLVYGGVSGFEGQVSVFHQEPGFDYRSLFPEPPSGREANCAVTGVLGLVPGMVGMQQAHEVIKLILGYASTLSGKLWVWDSRTGQTQTWDLTRQIQDYSQKPSEHAEIVECDAQGAIEKHQQGWLLCDVREEEERIAFPFPSDLQVSWSQWDSEKTILNTKNHIVFVCQSGVRSRLALQAWTSDHPLKTGSSLKGGVQGLSPESNLLKEITV is encoded by the coding sequence ATGGAAAAAAAATCTGCATATCGATATAGCCGGCAAATAGCTCTGCCTGAAATAGGGGATGCCGGACAGAAGAAGCTTAGTGAGGCTTCGGTGCTCATTATTGGTGTTGGTGGCTTAGGATGTCCAGCCGCCCAGTACCTGGCTGGAGCAGGAATTGGTCGAATCGGATTAGCCGATTTTGATCAAGTGGAAGAGCATAACCTTCATCGCCAGGTATTATTCGGACATTCAGACTTAGGAAGAAACAAAGCCTCTGCGGCAGCAAATCGATTGCGGGAATTAAATCCAACCTTGATTTACGAGGTTTATGAGCAAGGAGTCACCGCTCAGAGTGCAGAAGACATCATTCAATCCTATGATGTAGTTATTGATGGAACTGATAACTATGCTTCCCGTTATTTGATCAACGATTGGTGTGGATATTATCAGAAACCCCTGGTTTACGGTGGAGTATCTGGTTTTGAAGGGCAGGTATCTGTATTCCACCAAGAGCCTGGTTTTGACTACCGGTCTTTGTTTCCTGAACCTCCAAGTGGGAGAGAAGCCAACTGCGCTGTAACCGGTGTGTTGGGTTTGGTGCCCGGGATGGTTGGTATGCAACAAGCTCATGAAGTAATTAAGCTGATTTTGGGTTATGCGTCAACGCTTTCAGGAAAACTATGGGTATGGGATAGCCGGACTGGTCAGACCCAAACCTGGGATTTAACCCGGCAAATTCAGGACTACAGCCAAAAGCCATCCGAACATGCAGAGATTGTTGAATGCGATGCCCAAGGGGCTATAGAAAAGCACCAGCAAGGTTGGCTTCTTTGCGATGTAAGAGAAGAGGAGGAGAGGATTGCTTTTCCATTTCCATCCGACTTACAGGTTTCCTGGTCTCAATGGGATTCCGAAAAGACTATTCTAAATACCAAAAATCATATTGTATTTGTCTGCCAAAGTGGAGTAAGAAGTCGTTTAGCCTTGCAGGCCTGGACTTCAGATCACCCTCTTAAAACAGGCAGCTCATTGAAAGGAGGAGTTCAAGGACTTTCTCCAGAATCCAATTTATTGAAAGAAATCACCGTATAA